Below is a genomic region from Streptomyces sp. NBC_00461.
CGGCTCGGCGCTGCCCTTCGCCCTGTGGGACCTCGCCCTCTGGCGCATCGTCGGCGGCTTCGCCATCGGCATGGCCTCGGTCATCGGCCCGGCCTACATCGCCGAGGTCGCCCCGCCGGCGTACCGCGGCCGTCTCGGCTCCTTCCAGCAGGCCGCGATCGTCATCGGCATCGCGATCTCGCAGCTGGTCAACTGGGGTCTGCTCAACGCCGCCGGCGGCGACCAGCGCGGCAAGCTGATGGGCCTGGAGGCCTGGCAGGTCATGCTCGGCGTCATGGTGGTTCCGGCCGTCCTCTACGGCCTGCTCTCCTTCGCCATCCCCGAGTCCCCCCGCTTCCTCATCTCCGTCGGCAAGCGCGCGCGTGCCCGCGAGATCCTCGCCGAGGTCGAGGGCGAGCACATCGACCTGGACGCTCGCGTCGACGAGATCGAGCACGCCATGAACAGCGAGCACAGGTCCACGTTCAAGGACCTGCTCGGCGGCGGCTTCTTCTTCAAGCCCATCGTCTGGGTCGGTATCGGCCTGTCGGTCTTCCAGCAGTTCGTCGGCATCAACGTCGCGTTCTACTACTCCTCGACGCTGTGGCAGTCGGTCGGTGTGGACCCGTCGGACTCGTTCTTCTACTCCTTCACGACGTCGATCATCAACATCCTCGGCACCGTGATCGCCATGATCTTCGTGGACCGCGTCGGCCGTAAGCCGCTGGCCCTGATCGGCTCGATCGGCATGGTCGTCGGCCTCGCACTGGAGGCCTGGGCGTTCTCCTTCGACCTGGTCGACGGCAAGCTGCCGGCCGCGCAGGGCTGGACCGCCCTGATCGCAGCCCACGTCTTCGTCCTCTTCTTCGCCCTGTCCTGGGGTGTCGTCGTCTGGGTCATGCTCGGCGAGATGTTCCCGAACAGGATCCGCGCCGCGGCCCTGGGCGTGGCCGCCTCCGCGCAGTGGATCGCCAACTGGGCCATCACCGCGAGCTTCCCGTCGCTGGCCGACTGGAACCTCTCCGTGACCTACGTGATCTACACGGTCTTCGCAGCGCTCTCCGTCCCGTTCGTCCTGAAGTTCGTGAAGGAGACGAAGGGCAAGGCGCTGGAGGAGATGGGCTGAGGCCCCCTGACTCGGGGAGACGGGCCACATCCCCGCCGCCCTTCTCCCCGTATCCGTAGGACGTACTGCCCCGGCTCACTCACCGAGCCGGGGCAGTACGTCTTCGCAGAACAACCGCAGGCTGCGCCATCCCTCGTCCACGGGCATGCCACCCGCCAGCGGATGCAGTACGAGGTTGTCGAGTCCCTGCGCCACGCACTCGTCCGGCGTCAGGATCCGGTACACGCCCTCGGCGCGCAGCTCGTCCACGGTCGTGGCCGCCGACTTCACGGCGGACCGAATGTCCCCGGACTGCCAGGAGGCGTAGGTCCGGGCCTCGTGCAGGAAGTGCCCGCCGTGCTCGGCCCACGCCCGGTCCGGGTCCTCGGCGATGTGCAGCAGCGGGGTCTCGGCGGTGGGCATCATCGTCCAGCCCTCGGTGCCGTACTCCGTCAGCTTCTCCTTGTAGTACGCCTCCAGCTCCGGCAGATGCGCGCTGGGGAAGAACGGCAGGCCCAGGCGGGCGGCCCGGCGGGCGGCGGCCTTCGAGGAGCCCCCGACCAGGAGCAGGGGGTGCGGGTCGGAGCACGGCCGCGGGGTGACCCGTACCGTGCGGCCCCGGTACTCGAACTCCTCGCCGGTCCAGGCCTTGAGCACCGTCTCAAGCAGCTCGTCCTGGAGCCTGCCACGCCGCTTCCAGTCGACGTCGAACTGGGCGTACTCCTCGGGCCGGTACCCGATCCCGGCGACGGTCACCAGCCGGCCGCCGCTCAGCAGATCGAGTACGGCGATGTCCTCGGCCAGCCGCAGCGGGTCGTGCAGCGGGCCGATGACCGCCGAGACGGTGACCGCGATCCGCCGCGTCGCCCCGAACACCGCGCCCGCGAAGGCGAACGGCGACGGCAGCCAGTTGTTCTCGACGCCGTGGTGCTCCTCCGTCTGGACGGTGGTGATCCCGCGGTCGTCGGCGTACGCGGCCATCTCCAGGGCGGCCCGGTAGCGGGCGCCGAGCGAGGCAGGGCTGGCACCGGGTTCGACGAGGTTGAAACGTACGACGGTGACGGGCATGGGGGACCCCCTTCGCCGGGCGGCTGGTGCGGGGGCACGGTAGCTGACGGAGCGTCAGATCGCCATGGGGGCGGCACGAGTGGGCCGTAGGGTGCATGCCATGGCCGATCCCGTACCCACCGATCCGCAGGCGGAGACCGCACAGGGGCGGGTCGCTCTCTGGCTCGACCCGGAGGATCTGCGGTGGCTCGCCCGCCACTGCTGCTGCGCCGAGGACGCGCCGCAGGAGGTCAAGGACCGCTGCGGACGTCTCCGCTTCCGGGCGAGCGCCGCACTGCACAGGCACGGTCACTGAGCCGGCTCGGACACGGCGGCGGTGGATGCCGGTGGCGGGTCGTGTGCTCGGTGTGACGGGGCAGACACGACCTCGGTGCACACCTGAGGCTGGGTGCTGCCGAGACCCATGGCCGATACTGGACGCGTTATGGAAACCGTCATCCTTGCTGTAGTCATCGCCGTGGTCGTGCTCGGTGTGCTCGGCGGGCTCGTGGTCGGCAGCCGGCGCAAGAAGCCGCTGCCCCCGCCGCCCCCCTCCGCACCCGACATCACCGCCCCTCCGGCCGAGCCGCACGTCGGCGACGAGGCCGAGACGCCCCGCGACGAACCCCGCCGGACCATAGAGGAGGTGGATCTTCCGGACGGCTCGACCCCGGTCGCCGTCGAGGAGCCGCCCGTCGTCCCCGGCGTCGAGGTTCCCGAGATCGAGGTCCCCGAGCCGACGGCCGGACGTCTCGTCCGCCTCCGCGCCCGCCTCTCCCGCTCCCAGAACGCGCTCGGCAAGGGGCTGCTCACGCTCCTGTCCCGCGAGCACCTCGACGACGAGACCTGGGAGGAGATCGAGGAGACACTGCTCACCGCCGACGTCGGCGTGGTCCCCACCCAGGAACTGGTCGAGGGCCTGCGCGAGCGGGTGAAGGTCCTCGGCACCCGCACCCCCGCCGAGCTGCGCACCCTGCTGCGCGAGGAACTGCTCAAGCTGGTCGGCACCGAATTCGACCGCACCGTGAAGACCGAGCCCGAGAACAGCAAGCCCGGCATCGTGATGGTCGTCGGCGTCAACGGCACCGGCAAGACCACCACCACCGGCAAGCTCGCCCGGGTCCTGGTCGCCGACGGCCGCACCGTCGTCCTCGGCGCGGCCGACACCTTCCGTGCCGCCGCCGCGGACCAGCTCCAGACCTGGGGCGAGCGGGTCGGCGCCCACACCGTGCGCGGACCGGAGGGCGGAGACCCCGCCTCCGTCGCCTTCGACGCGGTGAAGGAGGGCAAGGAGCTGGGCTCCGACGTCGTCCTCATCGACACCGCCGGTCGCCTGCACACCAAGACCGGGCTCATGGACGAGCTCGGCAAGGTCAAGCGCGTCGTCGAGAAGCACGCCCCGCTGGACGAGATCCTGCTCGTCCTCGACGCCACGACCGGGCAGAACGGCCTGGTGCAGGCCCGCGTGTTCGCCGAGGTCGTCGACATCACCGGCATCGTGCTGACCAAGCTGGACGGCACGGCGAAGGGCGGCATCGTGATCGCGGTCCAGCGTGAGCTGGGCGTACCGGTCAAGCTGGTGGGTCTCGGCGAGGGCGCGGACGACCTGGCGCCGTTCGAGCCGGAGGCGTTCGTTGACGCCCTTATCGGAGAGTGACACCACCTGCCGACATCGGTACGTGGTCGAAGAAGCGCCCGCCCCCAAGGTGCAGTTGGGGTCGGGCGCTTCGCTGTGTACGTCGTAGGGTCTACGCCCGCGACCGGTGCGCCACGTAGGCCAGCGTCCCCAGCAGCAGGCGGGCCGCCGGTGGCTTCGTGGCGGAATCGAGGGCGGGGGGACGCAGCCACCGTGCCGGGCCCAGGCCGCCGCGGTCGGACGGGGGAGCCGTGATGCACCTGCCGGCGCCGAGGCCGCGGAGGTCCAGGGAGGTCGGATCGTCCCAGCCCATGCGGTAGAGCAGCTCGGGGAGTTCGGCGGCGGCGCCGGGAGCGACGAAGAACTGGGCGCGGCCCTCCGGGGTCGCGACGACCGGGCCGAGGGGGAGGCCCATGCGCTCCAGGCGGAGCAGCGCGCGGCGGCCTGCGGGCTCGGCCACCTCGATGACGTCGAAGGCCCGGCCGGCCGGGAGCATGACCGACGCTCCGGGGAACTCGCCCCACGCCTTGGTCACTTCGTCGAGCGTGGCACCGGCCGAGACCTGGGGCGCGAACTCCAGGGGATGCGCTCCCGGCGCGCTGCAATCCGCCCGGCCGCAGGAGCAGGCGCCCGCCGCGGCCCGCGCTCCCGGGACCACGTCCCAGCCCCAGAGCCCCGTGAACTCGGCGACGGCGGTGCACTCCGAGGAGCGGCCGCGCCGACGCGAGCCGGAGCGGATCTCCCGGATGCCGCCGATCGTGAAGCCCATACCCCCTCCAACGGGTCCGACGCGTCGGTGGTTACGGCGCGGAATCGGATCGTGACCCTGCGTGCCTCCGGGGGTGCCGGCTCCGCACGGTCCGAGCGGCGCTCAACGTGCCCCGGGTGGTGAACTCGACGGCACGCGCCCCTGAGTGCTTCGCTCCGCCTACTCCCGATCGGTCTATGTCAAGTGAATCGTGTGGAGGCCACCGTGAGTTCATTCGAAGGGGTGGCGAATGGTGGCGTTTCCGGGATCGCCATGGCTGGAGCAGTGATCGTAGGATTACTTTAAGTGCACGAGTCCTGGGGGCACATGCACTCGTGGGTATGCCGGAGGCAACTCGGCTTCCCGTTCGAAGGGTGACAACCGGCGGACGGGCGGCCGTATTTACCGGCATTCTGATAGGGCTTGGCGCACTCAGCGACAAGTGGTCTCAGGGATGGGGGCGTTCCAGTGAGCGGCAACGGCGGAAGCGGGACGACCGCGACCAGCACGGAGAAGCGCCCCAACGAGCTGCTCACTTCCTGGTTCGTGCGCAGCGGCTGGTCGAAGGGCGAACTCGCCCGCCAAGTCAACCGCAGGGCACGCCAGTTGGGCGCCAACCACATCTCCACGGACACCTCCCGGGTGCGCCGCTGGCTGGACGGCGAGAACCCCCGCGAGCCCATCCCCAGGATCCTGTCCGAGCTGTTCTCCGAGCGCTTCGGCTGCGTGGTCTCCGTCGAGGACCTCGGCCTGCGCGCCGCACGCCAGTCACCCTCCGTGTCCGGCGTGGACCTGCCCTGGACGGGCCCGCAGACGGTGGCGCTGCTCAGCGAGTTCTCGCGCAGCGACCTGATGCTGGCGCGGCGCGGCTTCCTCGGGACTTCGCTGGTCCTGTCCGCGGGCCCGTCCCTCATCGAGCCGATGCAGCGCTGGCTGGTGCCCTCGCTCCAGTCGCCGCAGCCGGAGCCCGAGTCGGCGGCCTCGTCCCGCCGCGTCGGCCGGCTCTCCAAGCCCGAGCTGGACCTGCTGGAGTCCACGACGGTGATGTTCCGGCAGTGGGACGCCCAGTGCGGCGGCGGCCTGCGCCGCAAGGCGGTCGTCGGCCAGCTGCACGAGGTGACGGACCTGCTCCAGGAGCCCCAGCCCGAGGTCACCACCCGCAAGCTGTTCAAGGTCGCCGCCGAGCTGGCCGAGCTCGCGGGCTGGATGTCCTACGACGTGGGGCTGCAGCCCACCGCGCAGAAGTACTTCGTCCTCGCCCTGCACGCCGCCAAGGAGGCCGGCGACAAGCCGCTCGGCTCGTACGTCCTGTCCAGCATGAGCCGCCAGATGATCCACCTCGGCCGGCCCGACGACGCCCTGGAACTGGTCCACCTCGCGCAGTACGGCAGCCGGGACTGCGCAGGCCCCCGCACCCAGTCGATGCTGTATGCGATGGAGGCCCGCGCCTACGCCAACATGGGGCAGCCCGGCAAGTGCAAGCGCGCGGTCCGGATGGCCGAGGACACCTTCGCCGACGTGGAGGAGTGGGACGACCCGGACCCCGACTGGATCCGCTTCTTCTCCGAGGCCGAGCTGCACGGCGAGAACTCCCACTCCTTCCGCGACCTCGCCTATGTCGCGGGCCGCAGCCCCACCTACGCCTCCCTGGCCGAGCCGGTGATGCAGCGGGCCGTCGACCTGTTCGCCCAGGACGGCGAGCACCAGCGCTCGTACGCACTGAACCTGATCGGCATGGCCACGGTGCACCTGCTGCAGCGCGAGCCCGAGCGGAGCACGGTGCTGGCCGAGCAGGCCATGCACATCGCCAAGAAGGTCCGCTCCGAGCGCGTGAACACTCGTATTCGAAAGACGGTCGACACGGCCGTACGCGACTTCGGGGATCTGGCCGAAGTCGTGGACCTCACCGAGAAGCTCGCCGCGGAGCTCCCGGAGACCGCCGAGGCGGTCTGAATCCCTTGACTCCGGCCGTGGGCCGGCCTTCCCGAACTGCCCGACTCGGCTCCCCCGTGCCAGGTCATCGGAAGGCCGCCCGCGGCCGGATCTCCACCTTCGAAGAAGGTTGCGCCACGATAACGATCGCCTCGGCCGACATCCGGCAGTTCATCGAGGCGTAACACGGACGGTGCCTTCGTCACGGCGGCGAAACAACGAGGGGCTTCCAACGAAACGGCGCTGCGCCAATCTCAGGGCGCATAACCGGCCCACCCCCCGCTTTCCCGGACCGCTCACGCTCCGAACCCGCACGGGGCCGTACGAATCGACGAGGAGACGCCGATGGCATCAGCCGCCATCACGCTTGCCGCGGAGGCACCCAAACTGTCATCCGCGAACACAGGCTTCATGCTCATCTGTTCCGCCCTGGTGTTGCTCATGACGCCCGGACTCGCGTTCTTCTATGGCGGCATGGTCCGGGTCAAGAGCACCCTGAACATGCTGATGATGAGCTTCATCAGCATCGGGATCGTCACGATCCTGTGGGTGCTCTACGGCTTCTCCCTTGCCTTCGGCACGAGTAACGGCCTCATCGGCTTCAACTCGGACTGGCTGGGACTGAGCAACATCGGGCTGACACAGCTCTGGGACGGCTACACGATCCCGATCTTCGTCTTCATGATCTTCCAGATGATGTTCGCGGTCATCACGCCGGCCCTGATAAGCGGCGCCCTCGCGGACCGCGTCAAGTTCTCGGCCTGGGCGCTCTTCGTCGCCCTGTGGCTCACGATCGTCTACGTCCCGGTGGCCCACTGGGTGTGGGGTGCCGACGGCTGGGCCTTCAAGCTCGGCGTGATCGACTTCGCCGGTGGTACCGCGGTCCACATCAACGCCGGTGCAGGCGCCCTCGGTGTGATCCTGGTCATCGGCAAGCGCGTCGGCTTCAAGAAGGACCCGATGCGCCCGCACAGCCTCCCGCTGGTCATGCTCGGCGCCGGTCTGCTGTGGTTCGGCTGGTTCGGCTTCAACGCCGGCTCGTGGCTCGGCAACGACGACGGCGTCGGCGCACTGATGTTCGTCAACACGCAGGTCGCCACCGCCGCCGCCATGCTCGCCTGGCTCGCCTACGAGAAGATCCGCCACGGCGCGTTCACCACGCTGGGCGCCGCCTCCGGCGCGGTGGCCGGTCTGGTCGCGATCACTCCGTCCGGTGGCGCTGTCTCCCCGCTCGGTGCGATCGCCGTCGGCGTCATCGCCGGTGTCGCCTGTGCCGCGGCCGTGGGCCTCAAGTTCAAGTTCGGCTACGACGACTCCCTCGACGTGGTCGGCGTCCACATGGTCGGCGGCATCATCGGCTCCCTGCTCATCGGCTTCTTCGCCACGGGCAAGGGCCAGTCCACCGCGACGGGCGTCTTCTACGGCGACCACTCCTTCACCCAGCTGTGGAAGCAGTGCGCCGGTGTCGGCGCGGTCCTCGCCTACTCCCTGATCGCCTCCGCGGTCCTCGCCTTCCTCCTCGACAAGACCATCGGTATGCGGGTCAGCGAGGACGAGGAGGTCGCCGGAATCGACCAGGCCGAGCACGCCGAGACCGCATACGACTTCAGCGGTGCCGGTGGCGGAATCGCCGGAACGGTCTCCGCGGCCCTTTCCGGTTCGAGCAGCAAGAAGGTGGACGCATGAGGGTCATCACCGCGGTCGTCAAGCCGCACCGGCTCGACGAGATCAAGGAAGCCCTCCAGGCCTTCGGGGTACACGGCCTGACGGTCACCGAGGCGAGCGGCTACGGTCGTCAGCGGGGCCACACCGAGGTCTACCGCGGTGCCGAGTACACCGTCGACCTGGTCCCCAAGATCCGTATCGAGGTGCTGGCCGAGGACGACGACGCCGAGCAGCTGATCGACGTCATCGTCAAGGCGGCCCGTACCGGCAAGATCGGTGACGGCAAGGTCTGGTCCCTCCCGGTGGAGACGGCCGTTCGGGTCCGCACCGGCGAGCGCGGTCCCGACGCGCTCTGACAGAAGAAGAACAAGGAGCTGCTGGGTGTCGAGCACGGACGTGCACAAGGAAGCGGAAGACTCCGGACCCAGCGGCTATGCGGCGGCCCGGCTGCGTCTCCTCACTGAGGGCGCGCAGTCCGGGCCGCCGCGCCGTAAGGCCCTGTCGGAACTGACGGACGACTGGCTGTCGGGGCTCTTCGGCGCCGGAGCCGAGGGGCTGAACGGGGTCTCACTGATCGCCGTCGGCGGCTACGGCCGCGGTGAGCTCTCCCCGCGCAGCGACCTGGACCTGCTCCTGCTCCACGACGGCAGCGACCCCCAGGCCGTCGCCGCCCTGGCCGACCGCATCTGGTACCCCGTCTGGGACCTCGGCCTCGCCCTCGACCACTCCGTGCGCACCCCGGCGGAGGCCCGCAAGACCGCCGGGGAGGACCTGAAGGTCCAGCTCGGCCTCCTGGACGCCCGCCACATCGCCGGTGACCTGGGCCTGACGGCCGGCCTCCGTACGGCCGTCCTCGCCGACTGGCGCAACCAGGCGCCGAAACGTCTCCTCGAACTCCAGGAACTGTGCACCGAGCGCGCCGAGCGCCAGGGCGAGCTGCAGTACCTGCTGGAGCCGGACCTGAAGGAGGCCCGCGGTGGTCTGCGGGACGCCACCACCCTGCGCGCCGTCGCCGCCTCCTGGCTGGCCGACGCCCCGCGCGAGGGCCTCGACGACGCCAGGCGCCGGCTGCTCGACGTCCGCGACGCCCTGCACCTGACGACCGGGCGGGCCACCGACAGGCTCGCGCTCCAGGAGCAGGACCAGGTCGCCGCCGAACTCGGCCTGCTCGACGCCGACACCCTGCTGCGGCAGGTGTACGAGTCGGCGCGGGTCATCTCGTACGCCAGCGACGTCACCTGGCGTGAGGTCGGGCGCGTGCTCAGGTCGCGAGCCGTGCGGCCGCGGCTGCGCGCCATGCTCGGCGGCGGGAAGCCGGTCCCCGACCGCTCTCCGCTGGCCGAGGGCGTGGTCGAGCAGGACGGCGAGGTGGTGCTCGCCCGTGCCGCCCGCCCCGAGCGCGACCCCGTGCTGCCGCTGCGCGCCGCGGCCGCCGCCGCCCAGGCCGGCCTCCCGCTCTCCCTGCACGCCGTACGGCGCCTGGCAGCCGTCGCGCGCCCCCTGCCCACGCCCTGGCCCGCAGAGGCCCGCGAACAGCTCGTGACCCTGCTCGGCTCGGGCCGCCCGACCGTCGACGTCTGGGAGGCGCTGGAGGCGGAGGGCCTGATCACCCGGCTGCTCCCGGACTGGGAGCGGGTGCGCTGCCGCCCGCAGCGCAACGCCGTCCACATCTGGACCGTCGACCGGCACCTGATCGAGACGGCCGTACGTGCCTCCGAGTTCACCCGCCGCGTCCACCGCCCCGACCTGCTCCTGGTCGCCGCGCTCCTGCACGACATCGGCAAGGGCTGGCCCGGCGACCACTCGGTGGCCGGCGAGATCATCGCCAAGGACGTGGCCGCCCGCATCGGCTTCGACCGCGACGAGGTGGCCGTCCTCGCCACCCTCGTACGCCACCATCTGCTGCTCGTCGACACGGCCACCCGCCGCGACCTGGAGGATCCGGCCACGGTCCGTGCGGTCGCCGAGGCGGTCGGCTCGCAGTCCACCCTGGAGCTGCTGCACGCGCTGACCGAGGCGGACGCCCTGGCCACCGGTCCGGCGGCCTGGTCGTCCTGGCGGGGCTCCCTGGTCGCCGACCTGGTGAAGCGGGTTGCGGCCGTCCTCGCCGGGGACGTCCTCGACGAGCCCGAGGCCGCCGCGCCCACCGCCGAGCAGGAGCGGCTCGCGATCGAGGCGATCGCCACGGGCAGCCCGGTGTTGTCCCTGCGCGCGCAGACCGAGCCGCCGGCCGGGGAACAGCCGTCCGGCGACCCGGAGCCGCTCGGCGTCGAGCTGCTCATCGCCGTACCGGATCAGCCGGGCGTGCTTCCCGCCGTGGCCGGCGTCCTCGCCATGCACCGGCTGACCGTGCGGACCGCGGAACTGCGTTCCCTGGACCTGCCGGACGGCGTCGAGGGCGCGGTCCTGCTGCTGGACTGGCGGGTCGCCGCCGAGTACGGCTCACTGCCGCAGGCGGCCCGCCTGCGCGCGGATCTCGTACGGGCGCTGGACGGCTCCCTGGACATCGCCGGCCGTCTCGCCGAGCGCGACGCCGCGTATCCCCGCCGCCGGGGCGTCGTGGCGCCGCCGCCCCGGGTGGCCGTCGCCTCGGCCGCGTCGCGGCTGGCCACCGTGATCGAGGTGCGCTCCCAGGACGCCCCCGGTCTGCTGTTCCGGATCGGGCGGGCGCTGGAGGACGCGAACGTACGGATGCGCAGCGCACACGTCTCCACGCTGGGCGCGAACGCGGTGGACGCCTTCTACGTGACCGGGCCCGAGGGCGCGCCGCTGCCGGGTGAGGAGGCGGCGTCGCTGGCGCGGAAGCTGGAGGAGACATTGCGGGGCTGACCGGTTGTGGGAACGGCCGGGGACGATTGTCTTGCGCGGCCCGATACCCTGGAAGACGCTCACACTGCCCCCGACTCCGAGGACCGACGCCGCCGTGTTCGACACTCTCTCCGATCGCCTCTCAGCGACCTTCAAGAATCTGCGCGGCAAGGGGCGTCTGAGCGAGGCGGACGTCGACGCCACCGCGCGCGAGATCCGCATCGCGCTCCTCGAAGCGGACGTGGCCCTGCCCGTCGTACGGTCGTTCATCAAGAACGTCAAGGAGCGTGCCCTCGGCGCCGAGGTCTCCGGTTCGCGGTACCCGGCCCAGCGGGTCCTCGACATCGTCAACGAAGAGCTGGTCACCATCCTGGGCGGCCAGACCCGCCGCCTCCGCTTCGCCAAGCAGCCGCCGACCGTGATCATGCTCGCGGGTCTGCAGGGCGCCGGTAAGACCACCCTCGCCGGCAAGCTCGCCAAGCACCTCAAGGAAGCGGGCCACTCGCCGCTCCTGGTCGCCGCGGACCTCCAGCGCCCGAACGCGGTCACCCAGCTGAGCGTCGTCGCCGAGCGCGCGGGCGTGGCCGTCTTCGCCCCGGAACCGGGCAACGGCGTGGGTGACCCGGTCAAGGTCGCCGAGGACTCCATCCAGCACGCCAGGACCAAGGTCCACGACATCGTGATCGTGGACACGGCCGGCCGCCTCGGCATCGACCAGGACATGATGCAGCAGGCCGCGGACATCCGGGACGCGGTCTCCCCGGACGAGATCCTCTTCGTCGTCGACGCGATGATCGGTCAGGACGCCGTGAACACGGCGGAGGCCTTCCGCGACGGCGTCGGCTTCGACGGCGTGGTCCTCTCCAAGCTCGACGGCGACGCCCGCGGTGGTGCGGCCCTGTCGATCGCCTCGGTCACCGGCAAGCCGATCATGTTCGCGTCGAACGGCGAGAAGCTGGAGGACTTCGACGTCTTCCACCCCGACCGGATGGCCTCGCGCATCCTCGACCTGGGTGACCTGGCCACCCTGTTCGAGAAGGCGCAGAAGGAGTTCAGCGAGGAAGAGGCCGCCAAGATGGCCTCCAAGCTCGCCTCCAAGAAGGGCCAGGACTTCACCCTCGACGACTTCCTGGCCCAGATGGAGCAGGTCAGGAAGATGGGCAGCATCAGCAAGCTGCTCGGCATGATGCCCGGAATGGGCCAGATCAAGGAACAGATCAACAACATCGACGAGCGGGACGTCGACCGCACGGCCGCCATCATCAAGTCGATGACCCCGGCCGAGCGCCAGGACGCGACGATCATCAACGGCTCCCGCCGTGCCCGTATCGCC
It encodes:
- a CDS encoding sugar porter family MFS transporter yields the protein MTSTAQEPKSGARKAHPEHLGHVIFIAAAAAMGGFLFGYDSSVINGAVEAIRGRYDIGSAALAQVIAVALIGCAIGAATAGRIADRIGRIRCMQISAVLFTVSAVGSALPFALWDLALWRIVGGFAIGMASVIGPAYIAEVAPPAYRGRLGSFQQAAIVIGIAISQLVNWGLLNAAGGDQRGKLMGLEAWQVMLGVMVVPAVLYGLLSFAIPESPRFLISVGKRARAREILAEVEGEHIDLDARVDEIEHAMNSEHRSTFKDLLGGGFFFKPIVWVGIGLSVFQQFVGINVAFYYSSTLWQSVGVDPSDSFFYSFTTSIINILGTVIAMIFVDRVGRKPLALIGSIGMVVGLALEAWAFSFDLVDGKLPAAQGWTALIAAHVFVLFFALSWGVVVWVMLGEMFPNRIRAAALGVAASAQWIANWAITASFPSLADWNLSVTYVIYTVFAALSVPFVLKFVKETKGKALEEMG
- a CDS encoding LLM class flavin-dependent oxidoreductase; its protein translation is MPVTVVRFNLVEPGASPASLGARYRAALEMAAYADDRGITTVQTEEHHGVENNWLPSPFAFAGAVFGATRRIAVTVSAVIGPLHDPLRLAEDIAVLDLLSGGRLVTVAGIGYRPEEYAQFDVDWKRRGRLQDELLETVLKAWTGEEFEYRGRTVRVTPRPCSDPHPLLLVGGSSKAAARRAARLGLPFFPSAHLPELEAYYKEKLTEYGTEGWTMMPTAETPLLHIAEDPDRAWAEHGGHFLHEARTYASWQSGDIRSAVKSAATTVDELRAEGVYRILTPDECVAQGLDNLVLHPLAGGMPVDEGWRSLRLFCEDVLPRLGE
- the ftsY gene encoding signal recognition particle-docking protein FtsY, with translation METVILAVVIAVVVLGVLGGLVVGSRRKKPLPPPPPSAPDITAPPAEPHVGDEAETPRDEPRRTIEEVDLPDGSTPVAVEEPPVVPGVEVPEIEVPEPTAGRLVRLRARLSRSQNALGKGLLTLLSREHLDDETWEEIEETLLTADVGVVPTQELVEGLRERVKVLGTRTPAELRTLLREELLKLVGTEFDRTVKTEPENSKPGIVMVVGVNGTGKTTTTGKLARVLVADGRTVVLGAADTFRAAAADQLQTWGERVGAHTVRGPEGGDPASVAFDAVKEGKELGSDVVLIDTAGRLHTKTGLMDELGKVKRVVEKHAPLDEILLVLDATTGQNGLVQARVFAEVVDITGIVLTKLDGTAKGGIVIAVQRELGVPVKLVGLGEGADDLAPFEPEAFVDALIGE
- a CDS encoding bifunctional DNA primase/polymerase, with amino-acid sequence MGFTIGGIREIRSGSRRRGRSSECTAVAEFTGLWGWDVVPGARAAAGACSCGRADCSAPGAHPLEFAPQVSAGATLDEVTKAWGEFPGASVMLPAGRAFDVIEVAEPAGRRALLRLERMGLPLGPVVATPEGRAQFFVAPGAAAELPELLYRMGWDDPTSLDLRGLGAGRCITAPPSDRGGLGPARWLRPPALDSATKPPAARLLLGTLAYVAHRSRA
- the nsdA gene encoding transcriptional repressor NsdA, giving the protein MSGNGGSGTTATSTEKRPNELLTSWFVRSGWSKGELARQVNRRARQLGANHISTDTSRVRRWLDGENPREPIPRILSELFSERFGCVVSVEDLGLRAARQSPSVSGVDLPWTGPQTVALLSEFSRSDLMLARRGFLGTSLVLSAGPSLIEPMQRWLVPSLQSPQPEPESAASSRRVGRLSKPELDLLESTTVMFRQWDAQCGGGLRRKAVVGQLHEVTDLLQEPQPEVTTRKLFKVAAELAELAGWMSYDVGLQPTAQKYFVLALHAAKEAGDKPLGSYVLSSMSRQMIHLGRPDDALELVHLAQYGSRDCAGPRTQSMLYAMEARAYANMGQPGKCKRAVRMAEDTFADVEEWDDPDPDWIRFFSEAELHGENSHSFRDLAYVAGRSPTYASLAEPVMQRAVDLFAQDGEHQRSYALNLIGMATVHLLQREPERSTVLAEQAMHIAKKVRSERVNTRIRKTVDTAVRDFGDLAEVVDLTEKLAAELPETAEAV
- a CDS encoding ammonium transporter, producing the protein MASAAITLAAEAPKLSSANTGFMLICSALVLLMTPGLAFFYGGMVRVKSTLNMLMMSFISIGIVTILWVLYGFSLAFGTSNGLIGFNSDWLGLSNIGLTQLWDGYTIPIFVFMIFQMMFAVITPALISGALADRVKFSAWALFVALWLTIVYVPVAHWVWGADGWAFKLGVIDFAGGTAVHINAGAGALGVILVIGKRVGFKKDPMRPHSLPLVMLGAGLLWFGWFGFNAGSWLGNDDGVGALMFVNTQVATAAAMLAWLAYEKIRHGAFTTLGAASGAVAGLVAITPSGGAVSPLGAIAVGVIAGVACAAAVGLKFKFGYDDSLDVVGVHMVGGIIGSLLIGFFATGKGQSTATGVFYGDHSFTQLWKQCAGVGAVLAYSLIASAVLAFLLDKTIGMRVSEDEEVAGIDQAEHAETAYDFSGAGGGIAGTVSAALSGSSSKKVDA
- a CDS encoding P-II family nitrogen regulator → MRVITAVVKPHRLDEIKEALQAFGVHGLTVTEASGYGRQRGHTEVYRGAEYTVDLVPKIRIEVLAEDDDAEQLIDVIVKAARTGKIGDGKVWSLPVETAVRVRTGERGPDAL
- a CDS encoding [protein-PII] uridylyltransferase yields the protein MSSTDVHKEAEDSGPSGYAAARLRLLTEGAQSGPPRRKALSELTDDWLSGLFGAGAEGLNGVSLIAVGGYGRGELSPRSDLDLLLLHDGSDPQAVAALADRIWYPVWDLGLALDHSVRTPAEARKTAGEDLKVQLGLLDARHIAGDLGLTAGLRTAVLADWRNQAPKRLLELQELCTERAERQGELQYLLEPDLKEARGGLRDATTLRAVAASWLADAPREGLDDARRRLLDVRDALHLTTGRATDRLALQEQDQVAAELGLLDADTLLRQVYESARVISYASDVTWREVGRVLRSRAVRPRLRAMLGGGKPVPDRSPLAEGVVEQDGEVVLARAARPERDPVLPLRAAAAAAQAGLPLSLHAVRRLAAVARPLPTPWPAEAREQLVTLLGSGRPTVDVWEALEAEGLITRLLPDWERVRCRPQRNAVHIWTVDRHLIETAVRASEFTRRVHRPDLLLVAALLHDIGKGWPGDHSVAGEIIAKDVAARIGFDRDEVAVLATLVRHHLLLVDTATRRDLEDPATVRAVAEAVGSQSTLELLHALTEADALATGPAAWSSWRGSLVADLVKRVAAVLAGDVLDEPEAAAPTAEQERLAIEAIATGSPVLSLRAQTEPPAGEQPSGDPEPLGVELLIAVPDQPGVLPAVAGVLAMHRLTVRTAELRSLDLPDGVEGAVLLLDWRVAAEYGSLPQAARLRADLVRALDGSLDIAGRLAERDAAYPRRRGVVAPPPRVAVASAASRLATVIEVRSQDAPGLLFRIGRALEDANVRMRSAHVSTLGANAVDAFYVTGPEGAPLPGEEAASLARKLEETLRG